GAAAATCCTGCTACTCAAGCTTGGCCAATGGGACAAGCGAGCGGGTTAGCGGCTGATTTCCGCAAGCGTTACCAGACCACGGGTAAATTTGTGCAAGCCCTGCTCAAGGGCAGTCAGGAACAGGTGCAGACAGCCCAGGAGCTAAAACCTCTACAAGCGGAAACTCCCTTGGCAGTTTCCCACGGCACCAAATATCCTATTGTCCAGGGGCCAATGACTAGAGTCAGCGATACGGCAGAATTTGCCCATGCAGTTGCTCGCTCAGGCGGACTGCCCCTCTTGGCTTTGGCTCTGATGCGGGGAAAACAGGTCGGGGAACTGTTGCAGAAAACCCAAGCCCTTCTCGGAGAGCTACCTTGGGGTATTGGCATCCTTGGCTTTGTTCCACAGGCAATTAGGGAAGAACAACTGCAAGAAGTCCAGAAAATTAAGCCGCCTTTTGCCTTGATTGCCGGGGGCAGGCCGGATCAGGCAGCGAGGTTGGAAGCCCAAGGAATTGCCACCTACCTCCATGTTCCCGTGCCAGCACTCCTGAAAATGTTCCTCGAACAGGGGGCGCGGCGGTTTATTTTTGAAGGGCGAGAATGCGGAGGACACGTGGGGCCACTGAGCAGTTTTGTCCTCTGGGAAAGCATGATCGCTACCCTGTTAGAGAAAGTACCAGCTGGAGCAGAGCAGCAAATTCACGCCATCTTCGCCGGTGGGATTCATGACGCTCTCTCGGCCGCTATGATCAGTGCCATGGCCACTCCTTTGGCAGTAAGGGGCATGAAAATTGGCGTGTTAATGGGCAGTGCCTACCTCTTTACTGAGGAAGCAGTGGCTTGTGGAGCAATCCTGCCAGAGTTTCAAGCCCAAGCCCTCAGTTGCCAATCGACCATCAACTTAGAAACCGGACCGGGCCATGCCAGCCGTTGCGCTGTCACCCCATTTGCCCGCGAATTCTACGACACCCGCCGGCAAATGGCAGCCCGGGGCAGTTCTGCCGAAGAAATTAAGAACGTTTTGGAAGACCTGACTCTAGGACGGTTACGGATAGCTACCAAAGGTTTGCGGCGCAATGAGACAGGCCAAATAGTCTCGGTCAACCAAGAGCAACAGGTTAGCGAAGGGATGTACATGATCGGTCAGGTGGCAACCATGCGCCATCAAGTGATCAGCGTCAGTAGCTTGCACCAAGAAGTAGCTGAAGGCAGCGGCCAACTCCTGACTTCTCTTTCCCCAGCAGGTGAAGAGAAAGTCCCCGCTCCAACCCGACCCTCAGATATTGCCATCGTTGGCATGGCGACCCTCGTTCCTAAAGCAGACGCACCGGAGACTTTTTGGAAAAACATCCTCTCCCGGGTAAAAGCTATTGGCGAAATTCCCGCTCACCGTTGGGACTGGCGTTTGTACTACGATGCTGACCCACAAACACGAGATAAGGTCTATTCCAAATGGGGTGGTTTCATCGATGAGGTTCCCTTCGATCCTCTGCGCTTTGGGATTCCTCCCGTATCTCTCAAGTCCATCGAACCACTACAGCTATTGACTTTGGAGGCTGTGCGAAGAGCCTTAGAAGATGCGGGTTACGGGGGAGGAGATTTCGACCGAGAACGTACCTCAGTCATCTTGGGTGCGGGCGGAGGGATAGGAGATCTGGGCGGGCAGTATGCAGCGCGAGCAGAAGTGCCGAGGGTGGTTGAAAATCCCTCCCCACAGATCTGGGATCGTCTACCAGAATGGACGGAAGAAACTTTTCCAGGTTTACTGTTGAATGTGGCAGCTGGCAGGGTGGCCAACCGTTTTAACTGTGGAGGCTCTAACTTCACTGTTGATGCGGCCTGTGCTTCTTCCTTGGCTGCTATTGACCTAGCAGTGACAGAATTGGAAACGGGACGAAGCAATCTCTGTATTGCAGGGGGCATTGACACAGGGCAAAGCCCTTTTGCTTATTTTTGCTTTAGCAAGACCCATGCCCTCTCTGCCCAAGGTCAACCCCGCTCCTTCGATAAAGCTGCCGACGGGATTGTCATCAGCGAAGGTATTGCCATCGTTGTTCTCAAGCGTCTGGCAGATGCGGAACGGGATGGAGACCGAATTTATGCAGTTATCAAAGCGGTCGCTGGTTCCAGCGACGGTAAGGCCTTGGGTTTAACTGCTCCCCTGCCAGCAGGACAAAAGCGAGCGCTACAGAGAGCTTACGACAAAGCCGGATTTTCTCCCGCTAGTCTAGGACTCTATGAAGCCCACGGCACGGGGACGGTGGCCGGCGATCGAGCAGAATTAGAAACAATTACCAGTTCTCTACAAGCCTCTGGGGCAGAGCAAAAATCCTGCGCTATTGGCTCAATTAAAACCTTGCTCGGACATACTAAAAGTGCCGCTGGGGTCGTTGGACTAATGAAAGTAGCCCTCTCCCTACATCACAAAGTCCTACCCGCTCACTTTGGGGTTGAGACACCCTTAGACCCGATTGTGGATCCAGAAAGTCCGGTCTATCTCTTGAAAGACAATCATCCTTGGCTGACTAATCCCAACCAACCTCGCCGGGGAGCGGTCAGTGCTTTTGGCTTTGGGGGGACGAATTTTCATGCCATTCTCGAGGAGTATGGGGGAGCAGTTCAGAGACCAGCCGTGGGAGGAGATAACTGGCCTTGGGAATTGGTGATCTTGGCTGCCGAGAATCGCCAAGAATTATTGCCAAAAGTGCGGTCTCTGCTGACAGCTTTGCAAGGAGGAGCAAAACCGCGACTGGGAGATCTGGCCTACAGTTGCGCTTTAACAGCGACAAACCACCTAGGCAGGGGAGCAACCCTAGCCATCGTGACCAGTAATTTGTCAGAGTTAGTCGCCAGCTTGTCCTCGGCTCTTAGTTATCTGGCAGGCGATTCTGCCAGTCCCCTGCCCCCTGAGATTCAGTTCTCCGAAGGCCACACCCCCACTGGGACAAAAGCTCTCACTGCTTTTCTCTTTCCGGGGCAGGGGGCGCAATATCCCGGCATGGCCAGGGAAGTTGCTCTCTATAGGCAAGAGATGCGCCAAGCTTTGGAATTTGCCGACAGCCATCTGGACCATCGCTTCCCAAAATTGCTGAGTCAGTATATCTATCCCCCCAGTGCCTATTCAGAAGCGGCCGAAATTAGCAATGAACAACAGCTTAAACAGACTCAAGTAGCTCAACCCGCTCTAGGAGCCGTGGAATCGGGCTATCTAGCCTTGCTGGCCAAGCTGGGCATTAAGGCAGATTTGGCAGCAGGACACAGTTATGGCGAATATACAGCCCTCTACGCTGCCGGTGTGCTATCCCAAGCTCAATTTCTCAATCTTTCTGCCCTTAGAGGCCAGATTATGTCCCAAGCTTGTCAGGGGGTTGAGGGAGCTATGGCTGCCGTGCAAATCACCCGCGAGGAATTGGCACAATATCTTGACAGTTTTCCAGGAGTTGTGGTAGCCAATCACAATGCTCCCCTTCAGTCCGTCATTTCCGGACCACAAGCAGCGATCGAACAAGCAATCAACAGTTTGAACGCGGACGGCATTACCGCTAGAAAGCTGCCTGTGGCCGGAGCTTTTCACTCGCC
This Microcystis wesenbergii NRERC-220 DNA region includes the following protein-coding sequences:
- a CDS encoding polyketide synthase encodes the protein MDKFNCFSLSPIELEHPGLAIASIRAGGIGILDREFCQPENLERAISNLEQVLALKNAPRAAGLRLNLTQIEQSSQLLARLELESHWLILSGWQEATAETLREKLQLLSGENRLILLEITDANQLPLLASLFPFLAGLVAKGQESGGWVGEDPAFILTQKLLKTSSLPIYVQGGIGIHTASACRAAGAAGVVLDDQLWLMPESPLPGEWQEYLRYLNGQEASAIGERLGRACRVLSRPGFAAVAKLQEMAGQIEIQEEASVSGQIWQQRATSLIGWENPATQAWPMGQASGLAADFRKRYQTTGKFVQALLKGSQEQVQTAQELKPLQAETPLAVSHGTKYPIVQGPMTRVSDTAEFAHAVARSGGLPLLALALMRGKQVGELLQKTQALLGELPWGIGILGFVPQAIREEQLQEVQKIKPPFALIAGGRPDQAARLEAQGIATYLHVPVPALLKMFLEQGARRFIFEGRECGGHVGPLSSFVLWESMIATLLEKVPAGAEQQIHAIFAGGIHDALSAAMISAMATPLAVRGMKIGVLMGSAYLFTEEAVACGAILPEFQAQALSCQSTINLETGPGHASRCAVTPFAREFYDTRRQMAARGSSAEEIKNVLEDLTLGRLRIATKGLRRNETGQIVSVNQEQQVSEGMYMIGQVATMRHQVISVSSLHQEVAEGSGQLLTSLSPAGEEKVPAPTRPSDIAIVGMATLVPKADAPETFWKNILSRVKAIGEIPAHRWDWRLYYDADPQTRDKVYSKWGGFIDEVPFDPLRFGIPPVSLKSIEPLQLLTLEAVRRALEDAGYGGGDFDRERTSVILGAGGGIGDLGGQYAARAEVPRVVENPSPQIWDRLPEWTEETFPGLLLNVAAGRVANRFNCGGSNFTVDAACASSLAAIDLAVTELETGRSNLCIAGGIDTGQSPFAYFCFSKTHALSAQGQPRSFDKAADGIVISEGIAIVVLKRLADAERDGDRIYAVIKAVAGSSDGKALGLTAPLPAGQKRALQRAYDKAGFSPASLGLYEAHGTGTVAGDRAELETITSSLQASGAEQKSCAIGSIKTLLGHTKSAAGVVGLMKVALSLHHKVLPAHFGVETPLDPIVDPESPVYLLKDNHPWLTNPNQPRRGAVSAFGFGGTNFHAILEEYGGAVQRPAVGGDNWPWELVILAAENRQELLPKVRSLLTALQGGAKPRLGDLAYSCALTATNHLGRGATLAIVTSNLSELVASLSSALSYLAGDSASPLPPEIQFSEGHTPTGTKALTAFLFPGQGAQYPGMAREVALYRQEMRQALEFADSHLDHRFPKLLSQYIYPPSAYSEAAEISNEQQLKQTQVAQPALGAVESGYLALLAKLGIKADLAAGHSYGEYTALYAAGVLSQAQFLNLSALRGQIMSQACQGVEGAMAAVQITREELAQYLDSFPGVVVANHNAPLQSVISGPQAAIEQAINSLNADGITARKLPVAGAFHSPLLAEVQEELTRQLNSGCFESPQFPVYANATALPYPSDADGIRGQLSQQALRPVEFVSQIQALYEAGARTFIEVGPKSILTKFVGQILGDKEHTCVSLDGQGGGLRGFLLGLGTLITRGLDVQLLSLFVGRQVQQLQLSRLAELTSPSQLAPTTWLVNGGGVRSLGATNSYSGKLPPLSLETSILGRQDKKGQNGNTEAKPDSGIERFEPVKPPSPAPHAHSPSQLTGLNPIVPTNSNPQPKIQRTMSEQNFPPLSQPATPQTYSTSQEPSVAGSVALQAYQAYQQTMRQFLTLQEKVMLQFLQASQVEGMTPSRLVAMPERSRPAAQPVLSLGSNGGGSANLSPASPPVPPRISPPPSRPAAPPQISVSPTSVSPTIEQQEPVLKPQPAAASPNLPTPADAVVPSVLLERESLTKTLLQLVSERTGYPIDMLGLDQDLEAELGIDSIKRVEILGAIQKSLPAAVAEGMQSQMENLTKVKSLNGIVQQVLCLSPSGTVEPSKSLGKF